A region of Vibrio chagasii DNA encodes the following proteins:
- the hemL gene encoding glutamate-1-semialdehyde 2,1-aminomutase translates to MTKSAELYEKAQQTIPGGVNSPVRAFNGVGGSPIFVERADGPLIFDADGKAYIDYVGSWGPMILGHNHAVIRDAVIEAAQRGLSFGAPTETEIKMAELVSEMVPSMEQLRMVSSGTEATMSAIRLARGFTGRDKILKFEGCYHGHADSLLVKAGSGALTLGQPSSPGVPADFAKHTLTATFNNLDSVRELFEANKGEIACIIVEPVAGNMNCIPPVEGFHEGLREICDQEGALLIFDEVMTGFRVAEGCAQAYYNIKPDLTCLGKVIGGGMPVGAFGGRKDVMQYIAPTGPVYQAGTLSGNPVAMAAGYACLNLLREEGNEKRLASKTKQLANGFKQLADKHGIPMLVHQVGGMFGFFFTEQEAVTCYEDVTKCDVERFKRFFHLMLDHGVYLAPSAFEASFTSLAHGSKEIEATLEAADRSLAIIAAESK, encoded by the coding sequence ATGACCAAATCAGCAGAGCTGTACGAAAAAGCACAGCAAACTATTCCTGGTGGCGTAAACTCTCCAGTTCGTGCATTCAATGGCGTAGGTGGTTCTCCAATCTTCGTTGAACGCGCTGATGGCCCACTTATTTTTGATGCTGATGGTAAAGCATATATCGACTACGTTGGCTCTTGGGGTCCAATGATCCTTGGTCACAACCACGCTGTTATCCGTGATGCAGTAATTGAAGCGGCTCAACGTGGTCTTAGCTTCGGTGCTCCAACTGAAACTGAAATCAAAATGGCTGAGCTTGTGTCTGAAATGGTTCCTTCAATGGAACAACTACGTATGGTTAGCTCAGGTACTGAAGCAACGATGAGTGCAATTCGCCTTGCTCGTGGCTTTACTGGTCGTGACAAAATTCTTAAGTTTGAAGGCTGTTACCATGGCCACGCAGACAGCCTACTTGTAAAAGCAGGTTCTGGCGCTCTGACTCTTGGTCAGCCAAGCTCTCCAGGCGTACCTGCAGACTTCGCTAAACACACACTAACGGCAACATTCAACAACCTAGACTCTGTACGTGAGCTGTTTGAAGCAAACAAAGGTGAGATCGCTTGTATCATCGTTGAGCCTGTAGCGGGTAACATGAACTGTATTCCGCCAGTAGAAGGCTTCCACGAAGGTCTACGTGAGATCTGTGACCAAGAAGGTGCGCTACTGATCTTTGATGAAGTGATGACAGGTTTCCGTGTTGCTGAAGGCTGTGCGCAGGCTTACTACAACATCAAGCCAGACCTAACGTGTCTTGGTAAAGTGATCGGTGGCGGTATGCCAGTGGGTGCTTTTGGTGGTCGTAAAGACGTGATGCAATACATCGCACCAACGGGCCCAGTTTACCAAGCGGGTACTCTTTCAGGTAACCCAGTAGCAATGGCTGCGGGCTATGCATGTCTGAACCTTCTGCGTGAAGAAGGCAACGAGAAGCGTCTAGCATCAAAAACTAAGCAGCTAGCGAATGGCTTCAAGCAACTTGCTGACAAGCACGGTATTCCAATGCTAGTTCACCAAGTTGGTGGCATGTTTGGTTTCTTCTTCACTGAGCAAGAAGCGGTAACGTGCTACGAAGATGTAACTAAGTGTGATGTAGAACGCTTCAAGCGCTTCTTCCACCTAATGCTAGATCACGGTGTATACCTTGCACCTTCAGCATTCGAAGCAAGCTTTACTTCTCTTGCTCACGGTTCAAAAGAGATTGAAGCGACACTAGAAGCTGCTGACCGTTCTCTTGCTATTATTGCTGCAGAAAGCAAATAA
- the erpA gene encoding iron-sulfur cluster insertion protein ErpA: MSEANIPLSFSDAAATRVQTLIAEEENPELKLRVYITGGGCSGFQYGFTFDEKVNDGDTTIVNSGVTLVVDPMSLQYLMGGVVDYTEGLEGARFFVNNPNATTTCGCGASFSV; the protein is encoded by the coding sequence GTGAGCGAAGCAAATATCCCATTGTCTTTTTCTGATGCAGCAGCTACCCGCGTACAAACGCTGATTGCTGAAGAAGAAAACCCAGAGCTAAAACTGCGTGTATACATTACAGGTGGTGGTTGTAGTGGTTTCCAATACGGCTTCACATTCGATGAAAAAGTAAATGATGGCGACACTACTATTGTAAACAGTGGTGTAACACTGGTTGTCGATCCAATGAGCCTACAATACCTAATGGGTGGTGTGGTTGATTACACAGAAGGCCTAGAAGGCGCACGTTTCTTTGTGAACAACCCAAATGCAACAACTACATGTGGTTGTGGTGCATCATTCAGCGTATAG
- a CDS encoding efflux RND transporter periplasmic adaptor subunit yields the protein MPTLFSNSPLFQKLRQPWLVSLTLVILLSIWLGLGVGQAEESPERKATEIPLAKVSYQTFTSLPTFRTIDLYGRTAPDRHARLGAEVAGKVVRLNVAKGDSVKVGQAIAQIDQGDLEIQLERASALYRLKQKEFKAAQSLKKRGLQGEIAYTTAEASLTEAKAMMRNAELALKNTVITSPFSGVVQDLMVELGDFVGVGDPVASVIDLDPLVIEADVSERHIQHLLVNQDALVRLLGRDEVEGRLRYVSRISSASTNTFPIEIEIDNSKGLLPAGVSAEVKLNLETRDAIKVTPAMLALDEAGNLGVKTLVSVGDTPSVKFVGIQLVKAEQDGVWLTGLGQQVDIITVGQGFVRDGDSVIAVEQGADLSSSVAE from the coding sequence ATGCCCACTCTATTTTCTAATTCGCCACTTTTTCAGAAACTTAGGCAGCCGTGGTTGGTCTCTCTGACTTTGGTCATACTGCTTTCTATCTGGCTGGGTTTAGGTGTGGGACAAGCCGAAGAGTCGCCTGAGCGAAAAGCGACAGAGATTCCATTAGCCAAGGTTTCTTACCAAACATTTACGTCATTACCCACATTTAGAACCATTGATTTATACGGTCGAACAGCACCAGATCGACACGCACGCCTAGGCGCAGAAGTTGCAGGAAAGGTCGTCAGACTGAACGTTGCCAAGGGTGATAGCGTTAAAGTGGGGCAAGCCATTGCTCAGATTGATCAAGGCGACTTGGAAATACAGTTAGAGCGGGCATCGGCTCTGTATCGCCTAAAGCAGAAAGAATTTAAAGCGGCGCAGTCACTTAAGAAAAGAGGGCTGCAAGGGGAAATTGCTTACACCACTGCAGAGGCTTCGTTAACAGAAGCGAAAGCTATGATGCGCAATGCGGAGTTGGCTTTAAAGAATACTGTGATTACTTCGCCTTTCTCGGGTGTGGTTCAAGATTTAATGGTCGAGCTCGGTGATTTCGTTGGAGTTGGCGACCCCGTTGCTAGTGTGATTGACCTCGACCCTCTGGTGATTGAAGCGGACGTCAGTGAGCGTCATATTCAGCATCTGTTAGTTAATCAAGACGCATTAGTTCGTCTACTTGGCAGAGATGAAGTGGAAGGGCGCTTACGTTATGTGTCTCGAATCTCTTCAGCTTCTACCAATACTTTCCCAATCGAAATTGAAATCGATAACTCTAAAGGCCTACTGCCCGCAGGTGTGAGCGCTGAAGTGAAGCTCAATCTAGAAACACGAGATGCTATTAAGGTGACACCAGCGATGCTGGCATTGGATGAAGCCGGAAATCTCGGGGTTAAAACATTGGTGTCAGTCGGTGATACACCAAGCGTGAAATTTGTCGGTATACAGCTCGTTAAGGCAGAGCAAGATGGCGTTTGGCTCACTGGGCTAGGGCAACAGGTTGACATTATTACCGTCGGACAAGGCTTTGTACGTGATGGTGATTCGGTGATTGCAGTTGAGCAAGGTGCTGATCTCTCAAGTTCAGTGGCTGAGTAG
- a CDS encoding efflux RND transporter permease subunit, whose protein sequence is MYSIIDAALSRARTMLSLLALILVAGVITYITIPKESSPDITIPIIYVSVGHQGISPTDAERLLVRPIEQELRSIEGVKEMNSTAAEGHASVVLEFNVGVDLTKAMADVRDAVDLAKPKLPEDSDEPTVNEVTLASEDPVLSVVLFGTVPERTIVQIARELGDKLESYRQILEVDIAGDREDIVEIIVDPLLMESYSLDQADIYNLIALNNRVVAAGFVDTGYGRFSVKVPSVFNSLRDVLELPIKVDGKQVVTFGDVATVRRAFRDPESFARLDGKSAVVLDIKKRAGENIIETVELVKAVMASAQQQAEWPNNLLVKYTKDESKDVKIMLNDLQNNILSAIILVVIVIIAILGVRTALLVGISIPGSFLTGLLVLSVFGLTVNIVVLFSLIMAVGMLVDGAIVVTEFADRRMQEGEGRKDAYRDAAKRMAWPITASTATTLAAFAPLLFWPDVTGEFMKFLPLTLIATLTASLIMALLFVPVLGGLIGKPQYVSPKNQARMVALHNGDFSQATGLTKAYYHTLSLAIKHPFKILFSAILLAVAVGFTYSKAGLGAEFFPEVDPPFFNVKVRSHGDLSIQEKDDIMRDLEQVMLNHEEFDSVYTRTGGDDQIGLISITPVDWQYRRSVKAIIEELKQQTDQYAGVEIEYKFPDAGPPVENDLVIELSAKTPEQLNQAAKIVRSWADGNRTLTNISDTASKDGIDWKVDIRRDDAARFAADATLVGNTVQFVTNGLKIGDYLPDDSSEEVDILVRYPNDKRDIGRFDQLRVKTPAGLVPITNFAQIIPDHKQDTIKRLDGKRVVNIMADMEEGYNLALELPKIEQALSELGLPDSVDFRIRGQNEEQENSSAFLQTAFLVALAVMALILITQFNSFYQAFLILSAVLFSTVGVFVGLLIFQRPFGIVMSGIGVIALAGIVVNNNIVLIDTYNQLIKRGLDKRDAILRTGVQRLRPVMLTTVTTILGLMPMVLEMNIDLINQKIEFGAPSTQWWSQLATAIAGGLAFATVLTLVLTPCLLMLGRNNKSEKQ, encoded by the coding sequence ATGTATTCAATTATTGATGCAGCCTTGTCTCGTGCTCGCACCATGCTGTCTCTGTTGGCACTCATCTTGGTCGCAGGTGTTATTACCTATATCACGATCCCTAAAGAATCGAGCCCAGATATCACCATTCCGATTATCTACGTTTCAGTTGGGCACCAAGGGATCTCACCAACCGATGCTGAGCGATTGTTGGTACGACCTATCGAGCAAGAACTTAGATCCATCGAAGGCGTAAAAGAGATGAATTCAACCGCCGCAGAAGGGCATGCTTCTGTGGTGTTGGAATTTAATGTTGGGGTTGATCTTACCAAAGCGATGGCAGATGTACGTGACGCCGTTGATCTTGCCAAACCAAAACTTCCAGAAGACAGTGACGAGCCGACCGTTAATGAAGTAACCCTCGCTTCTGAGGACCCAGTGCTATCTGTCGTGTTATTCGGCACCGTTCCTGAACGCACCATTGTACAAATTGCCCGAGAGCTAGGAGATAAATTAGAGAGCTATCGCCAAATACTAGAGGTCGATATTGCAGGTGATAGAGAAGACATCGTTGAAATCATCGTAGATCCTCTGCTTATGGAAAGTTACAGCCTAGACCAAGCGGATATCTACAATTTGATTGCATTGAATAATCGAGTGGTTGCCGCCGGTTTTGTCGATACGGGTTATGGCCGTTTCTCAGTCAAAGTGCCTTCGGTGTTTAACTCTTTAAGAGATGTGCTTGAGTTACCGATCAAAGTGGATGGTAAACAGGTCGTTACTTTTGGTGATGTGGCGACAGTACGCCGGGCGTTTCGAGACCCAGAGAGCTTTGCTCGCTTAGATGGTAAGTCTGCCGTGGTCTTGGATATCAAGAAGCGTGCTGGTGAGAACATCATTGAAACGGTTGAGCTGGTGAAAGCGGTAATGGCTAGCGCTCAGCAGCAAGCTGAATGGCCAAATAACTTGCTGGTCAAGTACACCAAGGATGAATCTAAAGATGTGAAGATCATGCTCAATGATCTGCAAAACAATATCTTATCCGCCATTATTCTGGTGGTGATCGTTATCATCGCTATTCTTGGTGTGCGTACGGCTTTGCTAGTGGGTATTTCTATTCCCGGCTCATTCCTAACAGGGTTACTCGTCCTCTCGGTATTCGGTTTGACCGTTAACATCGTAGTGCTGTTTTCGCTGATTATGGCAGTTGGAATGTTGGTGGACGGTGCGATTGTGGTGACTGAATTCGCAGATAGACGGATGCAAGAGGGAGAAGGGCGTAAAGATGCCTACCGAGATGCAGCCAAACGGATGGCATGGCCGATTACCGCCTCTACTGCAACGACTTTAGCGGCGTTTGCTCCGCTGTTGTTCTGGCCTGACGTGACGGGCGAATTCATGAAGTTCTTACCGCTAACTCTGATCGCGACTTTAACGGCTTCATTGATTATGGCGCTGTTATTTGTGCCCGTTTTAGGTGGCTTAATTGGTAAACCTCAGTACGTTTCGCCTAAGAATCAAGCTCGAATGGTCGCCTTGCATAACGGCGACTTTTCTCAAGCGACAGGCTTAACTAAGGCGTATTACCACACACTTTCTTTAGCGATTAAGCATCCGTTTAAAATTCTCTTTAGCGCGATATTGCTTGCGGTTGCAGTCGGATTTACTTACTCCAAAGCTGGCTTAGGTGCCGAGTTTTTCCCAGAGGTCGATCCGCCATTCTTTAACGTTAAAGTGCGCTCGCATGGCGATCTCTCTATTCAAGAAAAAGATGACATCATGCGTGATCTTGAGCAAGTGATGCTGAATCATGAAGAGTTCGATAGCGTTTATACGCGTACCGGTGGTGACGACCAGATTGGCTTGATCTCGATTACGCCGGTTGACTGGCAATATCGCCGTAGCGTGAAAGCGATCATTGAAGAGTTAAAGCAACAAACCGACCAATATGCTGGCGTTGAGATCGAATATAAGTTCCCAGACGCAGGGCCTCCGGTTGAAAATGACTTGGTGATCGAGCTCTCAGCTAAAACACCAGAGCAGCTTAATCAGGCAGCAAAAATCGTAAGAAGCTGGGCGGATGGTAATCGAACACTGACCAATATCAGCGATACAGCAAGTAAAGATGGTATCGATTGGAAAGTGGATATTCGCCGTGACGATGCCGCGCGTTTTGCCGCTGATGCTACCTTGGTGGGGAATACCGTTCAATTCGTCACTAATGGATTAAAGATTGGTGATTATCTTCCTGATGATTCATCGGAAGAGGTCGATATCTTAGTTCGCTACCCCAATGATAAGCGTGATATTGGACGCTTCGACCAGCTAAGAGTCAAAACGCCAGCTGGTTTGGTTCCAATAACTAATTTTGCTCAGATCATTCCAGACCACAAGCAAGACACCATCAAACGTCTTGATGGCAAGCGAGTCGTCAACATCATGGCAGATATGGAAGAAGGGTATAACCTTGCTCTCGAGCTACCAAAGATCGAGCAGGCGTTAAGTGAACTAGGGCTTCCAGATAGCGTAGACTTTCGTATTCGCGGTCAAAATGAAGAGCAAGAGAACTCGTCAGCCTTTTTGCAAACTGCATTCTTAGTGGCACTAGCGGTGATGGCTTTGATTCTGATTACTCAGTTTAATAGCTTCTATCAAGCGTTCCTGATTCTAAGTGCCGTGTTGTTCTCTACCGTTGGTGTATTTGTAGGTTTGCTTATCTTCCAGCGCCCGTTTGGCATCGTGATGTCGGGCATTGGAGTGATTGCGCTCGCCGGCATAGTGGTGAACAACAATATTGTGTTGATTGATACTTATAACCAGTTAATCAAAAGAGGCTTAGATAAGCGAGATGCGATTTTAAGAACGGGTGTTCAGCGTTTAAGACCTGTGATGCTGACGACGGTTACGACTATTTTAGGTTTAATGCCGATGGTGTTAGAGATGAACATCGATCTGATTAATCAAAAGATAGAATTCGGCGCGCCGAGTACGCAGTGGTGGTCACAGCTTGCGACCGCGATAGCCGGTGGTTTGGCGTTCGCCACGGTGCTGACCTTGGTGCTGACTCCTTGTTTGTTGATGCTAGGGCGAAACAACAAATCCGAAAAACAGTAG
- a CDS encoding peptidoglycan DD-metalloendopeptidase family protein: MLSIFARLPILHRAFIAFFSAIIFIAIFLLPDVNSLRDDTGALVVGKHYPLSIDASALVSSNDAPPTAVLSWEKYTVRSGESTSVLFERIGLSYRLLLNLLNTNKDIKKQLSNLRPGDVLQFGFDENNDLIQLKRQLSAFESFKITKSGDSFTSSFDKKEVAYQYNYAEANITSNFWNAGVSAGLTANQIMELAGIFGWDIDFALDIRKNDSFKILYQEKVVEGEVIGRGKIMAAIFTNQGDSFTAVLDDKSGNYYDENGRAMKKAFLRSPIDFRRVTSNFNPRRKHPVTGKVRAHRGTDYAAPVGTPIWAAGDGIVQKSGYNQFNGNYVFIRHSNTYITKYLHMKKRMVKTGQRVKQGQTIGTLGGTGRVTGPHLHYEFLVNGVHKNARTVKLPQSKSLTGKAKATFIANSEIRLKNLERYGQLLATN; this comes from the coding sequence ATGTTGTCTATTTTTGCACGCCTTCCTATATTGCACCGGGCTTTTATCGCATTTTTTAGTGCCATAATTTTCATAGCGATTTTCTTACTTCCCGACGTCAACAGCTTACGCGACGATACGGGCGCACTTGTCGTAGGAAAACACTACCCTTTGAGCATCGATGCTTCCGCGCTCGTAAGCTCGAATGACGCACCACCAACAGCTGTCCTTAGCTGGGAAAAATACACAGTTCGCTCTGGCGAAAGCACTTCTGTTTTATTTGAACGTATTGGTCTCTCATACCGCTTGTTACTCAACCTTCTCAATACCAATAAAGACATCAAAAAGCAGCTCTCGAATCTAAGACCTGGTGATGTGCTGCAATTCGGCTTCGATGAAAACAACGACCTTATTCAGCTCAAACGACAACTAAGCGCGTTTGAAAGCTTCAAAATCACCAAATCCGGCGATTCATTCACTTCAAGTTTTGATAAAAAAGAAGTCGCTTATCAATACAACTATGCCGAAGCCAATATCACCTCTAACTTCTGGAATGCTGGTGTCAGCGCAGGCTTAACCGCTAACCAAATCATGGAGCTTGCGGGTATCTTTGGTTGGGATATCGACTTTGCATTGGATATTCGTAAGAACGACAGCTTTAAAATCTTATACCAAGAGAAAGTGGTTGAAGGTGAAGTGATTGGCCGTGGCAAGATCATGGCAGCCATTTTTACCAACCAAGGCGATTCATTTACTGCGGTATTAGACGATAAAAGCGGTAACTACTACGACGAAAACGGCCGAGCGATGAAGAAAGCCTTCCTGCGCTCTCCTATCGATTTTCGTCGTGTCACCTCGAACTTCAACCCACGCCGAAAACACCCAGTAACAGGTAAGGTTCGTGCTCACCGAGGCACCGACTATGCAGCACCTGTTGGTACACCTATCTGGGCAGCAGGTGATGGTATCGTGCAGAAATCTGGCTACAACCAGTTCAACGGTAACTATGTGTTCATCCGACACAGCAATACTTACATCACTAAGTACTTGCACATGAAGAAGCGAATGGTGAAAACAGGGCAACGAGTCAAGCAAGGTCAAACGATTGGTACTCTGGGCGGTACAGGTCGTGTAACTGGCCCACACTTGCACTACGAGTTCTTAGTTAATGGCGTTCACAAGAATGCGCGTACTGTGAAGTTACCTCAATCTAAATCCTTAACAGGTAAGGCAAAAGCAACCTTTATTGCAAACTCAGAGATTCGATTGAAAAACCTTGAGCGATACGGCCAGTTACTAGCGACGAACTAG
- the tyrS gene encoding tyrosine--tRNA ligase, with protein MASIEAALAEIKRGVEELIPEDELIAKLKEGRPLRIKLGADPTAPDIHLGHTVIFNKLRAFQELGHEVTFLIGDFTAMVGDPSGKNSTRPPLSREDVLKNAETYKEQVFKILDPAKTQIRFNSEWLSDLGAEGMIRLASNQTVARMLERDDFKKRYAGGQPIAIHEFMYPLLQGHDSVALESDVELGGTDQKFNLLMGRELQKAAGQKPQAVLMMPLLVGLDGVKKMSKSAHNYIGISEAPSEMFGKIMSISDDLMWSYYELLSFRPLEEVAELKAGVEAGNNPRDVKVLLAKEIIARFHSEADADAAEQEFVNRFAKNQVPDDMPEFEFEAGLPIANVLKEAGLVNSTSDAMRMIKQGAAKIEGEKVEDNKLVPEAGTAVYQVGKRKFARITIK; from the coding sequence ATGGCGAGTATTGAAGCTGCACTAGCCGAGATCAAACGTGGCGTAGAAGAACTAATTCCAGAAGACGAGCTGATTGCTAAATTAAAAGAAGGTCGTCCTTTACGCATTAAACTGGGTGCCGATCCAACGGCTCCAGATATCCACCTAGGCCATACGGTTATCTTTAACAAGCTTCGTGCTTTCCAAGAGCTTGGTCATGAAGTGACATTCCTGATTGGTGATTTCACTGCAATGGTTGGTGACCCATCAGGTAAAAACTCAACGCGTCCACCACTAAGCCGTGAAGACGTATTGAAGAATGCTGAAACTTACAAAGAGCAAGTATTCAAAATTCTAGATCCTGCGAAAACACAAATTCGCTTCAACTCTGAGTGGCTATCTGACCTTGGCGCAGAAGGCATGATTCGTCTTGCTTCTAACCAAACTGTTGCTCGTATGCTTGAGCGTGATGACTTCAAAAAGCGTTACGCTGGTGGTCAACCGATCGCTATCCACGAGTTCATGTACCCACTTCTACAAGGTCACGATTCAGTTGCACTAGAGAGCGACGTTGAGCTTGGCGGTACTGACCAGAAGTTCAACCTGCTAATGGGGCGTGAACTGCAAAAAGCGGCAGGTCAAAAACCACAAGCGGTACTGATGATGCCACTGCTTGTTGGTCTAGACGGCGTTAAGAAGATGTCTAAGTCAGCACACAACTACATCGGTATTAGCGAAGCACCAAGCGAGATGTTTGGTAAGATCATGTCTATCTCTGATGACCTAATGTGGAGCTACTACGAGCTACTGTCTTTCCGCCCGCTTGAAGAAGTGGCAGAGCTGAAAGCTGGCGTTGAAGCGGGTAATAACCCACGTGACGTTAAAGTACTTCTGGCTAAAGAGATCATTGCTCGTTTCCACAGTGAAGCAGATGCTGATGCAGCAGAGCAAGAATTCGTTAACCGCTTTGCTAAAAACCAAGTGCCAGATGATATGCCTGAGTTCGAATTCGAAGCGGGTCTGCCAATCGCTAACGTTCTAAAAGAAGCGGGTCTAGTAAACTCGACTTCTGATGCGATGCGTATGATCAAGCAGGGTGCTGCTAAGATCGAAGGCGAGAAAGTTGAAGACAACAAACTGGTACCTGAAGCGGGTACTGCAGTTTACCAAGTAGGTAAGCGTAAGTTTGCTCGTATTACTATCAAGTAA
- a CDS encoding magnesium transporter produces MTVMNNTFLSIEALYSEQDIQAVSNAFQQYGREQQVRLLNCMPLEDAVLVLGQCSLSTIQALLSELEEQGFEKRSRHLAHQLGLIYSEVEPQQGYLSTGVLSHVRQRIGWIISLALLGIVSGLIIAQYEDILSQLVLLAIYMPVIAAAGGNTGTQAATLVIRALATGELKKRQWANVLWKEFRVAICLALAIAAVMIGRILLFSENQSTGGYDINMIAFAIAVALFIQVTISTVLGGGLPIVARLFKLDPAVLVSPVLASIVDISGMWIYFTVVNAFLGIA; encoded by the coding sequence ATGACGGTAATGAACAACACTTTTTTATCTATTGAAGCTCTGTACTCAGAGCAAGACATCCAAGCTGTATCAAATGCATTTCAGCAATATGGGCGTGAACAGCAGGTCAGGCTTTTGAACTGTATGCCGCTTGAAGATGCAGTACTTGTATTAGGGCAATGCTCTCTAAGTACGATTCAAGCTCTACTTAGTGAGCTAGAGGAGCAAGGCTTTGAAAAGCGTTCGCGACATCTAGCTCACCAACTAGGGCTAATCTATTCAGAGGTTGAACCTCAACAGGGTTACCTTTCTACTGGTGTATTAAGCCATGTTAGACAGCGTATTGGTTGGATTATTTCGCTGGCGCTTCTAGGTATCGTTTCTGGTCTTATTATCGCTCAGTACGAAGACATTCTAAGCCAATTGGTGCTTCTGGCTATTTATATGCCAGTCATTGCCGCGGCGGGAGGTAACACGGGAACCCAAGCCGCCACTCTGGTAATTAGAGCCTTAGCCACTGGTGAGTTGAAGAAACGCCAGTGGGCCAATGTTCTATGGAAAGAGTTTAGAGTGGCTATTTGTTTAGCGCTGGCGATTGCCGCGGTAATGATTGGACGTATCTTGCTGTTCAGCGAAAACCAATCCACCGGTGGTTATGACATCAATATGATTGCCTTTGCTATCGCCGTTGCTCTGTTTATTCAGGTGACAATATCAACGGTTCTCGGTGGTGGGTTGCCTATCGTTGCTCGTTTGTTCAAGTTGGATCCTGCGGTGTTGGTGAGCCCAGTATTAGCGTCTATAGTCGACATCTCAGGGATGTGGATCTATTTCACTGTCGTAAATGCGTTTTTAGGCATTGCCTAG
- the dacB gene encoding serine-type D-Ala-D-Ala carboxypeptidase — MRLLSTLLLCSFSISALSVNAFAYAPLDTLPDGSSTSLILQSLSDDSSELNSNSDDFYPPASTLKLVTALAAKLELGDNFHYTTSIVRSGNDSIISFSGDPTLQREQLKSLLAQYAKSQSRTIKGNLYLDNTAYTGYQRAVGWPWDILGVCYSAPSSAMTLDSNCAQASIYTKDNGSTRVYIPAHYPIDVTTNAATVTRSGQKATQCDLELITTPDNSYTLSGCLVERKKPLPLKFAIQNPELYTSQVVNSLLKELKIQVKGDVIIGAKEGTNKTTLVASHHSAKLPKLLDTMLKKSDNLIADNLTKTLGARFYVQPGSFNNGTEAIKQILLTKANIDLSKAQLVDGSGLSRNNRMRSQTMAKVLRYIWENDSQLNLIEAMPTSGINGTLKYRQSMRKTPIQGNIIAKSGSLYGTYNMAGYGLDESGKPSSLFVQFVRDYFPEEQDPDKPVEAPITQFERDFYKDVVEYSQTQNQPK; from the coding sequence ATGCGCCTTCTATCCACACTACTGCTATGTAGTTTTTCCATTAGCGCTTTATCTGTTAACGCTTTCGCATACGCCCCTCTTGATACACTGCCCGATGGTAGTAGTACGAGTTTGATCCTCCAATCGTTAAGCGATGATTCGAGCGAGCTTAATTCCAATAGCGATGACTTTTATCCTCCTGCTAGTACGTTAAAACTGGTGACGGCTTTAGCAGCTAAATTAGAGCTAGGAGACAATTTTCATTACACCACCAGTATTGTTCGTTCTGGCAATGATTCGATCATTTCATTTAGCGGCGACCCAACCTTGCAACGTGAACAGCTAAAAAGCCTGCTAGCTCAGTACGCTAAGTCTCAATCTAGAACCATTAAAGGCAATTTATACCTAGATAACACCGCTTATACCGGCTATCAACGAGCGGTTGGTTGGCCTTGGGACATTCTAGGCGTTTGTTACAGCGCGCCCTCTAGTGCGATGACCTTAGACAGCAACTGTGCCCAAGCCTCTATTTATACAAAGGATAACGGCAGCACTCGCGTCTATATCCCAGCCCATTATCCAATAGACGTGACAACCAATGCTGCCACTGTCACGCGCTCTGGACAAAAAGCTACCCAGTGCGACTTAGAGCTCATCACCACGCCAGATAACTCGTACACGCTCTCTGGTTGCTTAGTGGAACGTAAAAAGCCGTTACCACTAAAGTTCGCCATTCAAAATCCTGAGCTTTACACCTCTCAAGTGGTGAACTCACTACTTAAAGAGCTGAAAATACAAGTAAAGGGTGATGTAATCATTGGAGCCAAAGAAGGCACCAACAAAACAACATTAGTGGCTAGCCATCACTCAGCGAAACTTCCAAAGCTGCTCGATACCATGCTAAAAAAATCAGACAACCTGATCGCAGACAATCTCACCAAAACCTTGGGAGCAAGATTTTATGTGCAGCCGGGCAGTTTCAATAACGGTACTGAAGCAATAAAACAGATACTACTGACTAAAGCGAATATCGACCTAAGCAAAGCGCAGCTCGTTGATGGTTCTGGTTTATCGAGAAACAACCGAATGAGATCGCAGACCATGGCTAAAGTGCTTCGTTATATCTGGGAAAACGACTCACAGCTCAACCTAATCGAAGCCATGCCGACATCGGGTATCAATGGGACGCTTAAGTACCGACAAAGCATGAGGAAGACACCGATTCAAGGCAACATCATCGCTAAGAGTGGTTCTTTGTACGGAACGTATAATATGGCTGGATACGGTTTAGATGAGTCAGGGAAGCCAAGCTCTCTGTTTGTACAGTTTGTTCGTGATTACTTCCCTGAAGAACAAGACCCAGACAAACCAGTGGAAGCACCGATTACGCAGTTTGAACGTGATTTTTATAAAGATGTGGTTGAATACAGTCAAACACAGAACCAGCCCAAATAA